A portion of the Adhaeribacter radiodurans genome contains these proteins:
- a CDS encoding SDR family NAD(P)-dependent oxidoreductase has translation MDLKIKDKIAFVSGSTAGIGFAIVRRLLAEGAQVVLNGRTPENVDQAVKQLQSEFTQAQVSGIAADFSKVEDVDKLLQALPEVDILINNVGIFEPKPFAEIPDEDWFRFFEVNVMSGVRLCRHYFPKMLTKNWGRIIFISSESAVFIPDEMIHYGMTKTAQVAISRGLAELTKGTQVTVNSILPGPTRSRGVGGFIEDLAKAGNTNVDQVEVDFFNHMRPTSLLRRFAEVEEIADTVAYFASPLSAATNGASIRADGGLIRSIL, from the coding sequence ATGGATTTAAAAATCAAAGATAAAATAGCATTTGTAAGTGGCTCAACCGCCGGAATAGGTTTTGCCATTGTCAGAAGACTTTTGGCAGAAGGCGCCCAGGTAGTACTAAACGGCCGTACTCCGGAAAATGTAGATCAGGCGGTAAAGCAATTACAATCTGAATTTACCCAAGCCCAGGTTTCCGGTATTGCGGCTGATTTCTCGAAAGTAGAAGACGTAGATAAGTTGCTGCAAGCGCTTCCGGAAGTAGACATTTTAATTAACAACGTCGGCATTTTTGAACCGAAACCTTTTGCGGAGATTCCGGATGAAGATTGGTTCCGTTTTTTTGAAGTAAACGTTATGAGCGGAGTTCGGTTGTGCCGGCATTACTTCCCGAAAATGCTAACTAAAAATTGGGGCCGGATAATTTTTATTTCCAGCGAGTCGGCCGTGTTTATCCCGGATGAGATGATTCATTATGGCATGACCAAAACCGCTCAAGTAGCTATTAGCCGCGGCCTGGCCGAACTAACCAAGGGCACCCAGGTTACAGTAAATTCCATTTTACCCGGACCTACCCGGTCTAGAGGAGTAGGCGGTTTTATAGAAGATTTGGCTAAGGCGGGCAACACTAACGTAGATCAGGTAGAAGTAGATTTCTTTAACCACATGCGGCCTACTTCGCTTTTGCGGCGTTTCGCTGAGGTAGAAGAAATTGCCGATACCGTTGCTTATTTTGCCAGCCCGCTTTCTGCTGCTACCAATGGCGCTTCCATCCGTGCTGATGGCGGTTTAATCCGATCTATTTTGTAA
- a CDS encoding DUF4199 domain-containing protein yields MANTTISTESFGIRYGIIAAAAMIAYFLFINVVNLQDLEIVRFASNIFILVAVIWAINAYRQRYHGSVPYLPGLAIGFLVGLVSSVIYAFFIYVYAKFLNPDYATVLKTQDYYGSVLSPMMLAGAITILGTAVGTMTGYIMMMAYDNSGARTTD; encoded by the coding sequence ATGGCTAATACTACCATTTCCACCGAAAGTTTTGGCATTCGTTACGGCATTATTGCCGCTGCTGCCATGATTGCTTACTTCCTGTTTATTAATGTTGTTAATTTACAAGACCTTGAAATTGTACGGTTTGCCAGTAATATTTTTATTTTGGTAGCCGTAATTTGGGCCATTAATGCTTATAGGCAACGTTATCACGGCTCAGTACCTTACTTACCCGGCTTGGCTATTGGTTTTCTGGTTGGGTTGGTTAGTTCAGTTATATACGCGTTTTTTATCTATGTGTACGCCAAGTTCCTGAACCCGGATTATGCTACTGTTTTAAAAACCCAGGATTATTACGGTTCGGTATTATCGCCGATGATGCTGGCAGGCGCTATCACAATTTTAGGTACAGCCGTAGGTACCATGACCGGTTATATCATGATGATGGCTTACGATAATTCCGGAGCCCGAACTACAGATTAA
- a CDS encoding NUDIX hydrolase, whose amino-acid sequence MTKQKESDPKFADENTSLIPQLTLDCIILGFHNNQLRVLLLRWKNTQEWSLPGGPVRQNESVNAAAQRILKERTGLDQIFLQQFHVFGEVERYNRAEIQEKLKLIFDPNLWYERAVSIGYYALVDYSSVTPTPDAYTDECQWWDIQDIPKLLFDHNHIIQVALQALRHQLSWQPIGYNLLPHEFTLPELQKLYETILDRKLDPRNFQRKLLGLGILERLPTRRKGGAHKSPYLYRFDKEKYEAGLKEGNLFFI is encoded by the coding sequence ATGACTAAACAAAAGGAATCCGACCCAAAATTTGCGGATGAAAATACCTCGTTGATTCCCCAACTTACCTTAGATTGCATTATTTTAGGTTTTCATAATAATCAGTTGCGGGTGTTGCTGCTGCGCTGGAAAAATACTCAGGAATGGAGTTTACCGGGTGGTCCCGTCCGGCAAAACGAATCGGTAAATGCCGCAGCTCAACGGATCTTAAAAGAACGAACCGGTTTGGATCAGATTTTTCTGCAGCAATTTCATGTTTTTGGCGAAGTAGAACGTTACAATCGGGCCGAAATTCAGGAAAAATTAAAACTGATTTTCGATCCCAATCTCTGGTACGAGCGGGCGGTTTCTATTGGTTATTATGCCTTAGTCGATTATTCCAGCGTTACTCCTACCCCAGATGCCTACACCGATGAATGCCAATGGTGGGATATTCAGGATATTCCGAAATTACTTTTTGATCATAATCACATTATTCAGGTGGCGCTGCAAGCCTTACGCCACCAACTTAGCTGGCAACCCATTGGTTACAATTTACTACCCCACGAATTTACCTTACCCGAACTGCAAAAGCTCTACGAAACCATCCTGGACCGCAAACTAGATCCTCGGAATTTCCAAAGAAAGCTGCTGGGTTTAGGGATTTTAGAACGGCTCCCTACTCGCCGGAAAGGTGGGGCCCATAAATCGCCTTATTTGTACCGGTTTGATAAAGAAAAGTATGAGGCTGGCCTTAAAGAAGGAAACTTGTTTTTTATTTAG
- a CDS encoding carboxylesterase/lipase family protein, which translates to MVKKFVFCFLVTLPLLSFTYAQSKSNTGLSANQAKTANGLVEGTQEKSGIRVFKGLPFAAPPVGEFRWREPQPVKNWSGVRPAKQFGPRAMQLAVFGDMGFRSNGMNEDCLYLNVWTPAKTGKEKLPVLVYFFGGGFVAGDGSEPRYDGESMAKKGMVAVTINYRLGVFGFMSHPELTKESPHHASGNYGYLDQNAALRWVKQNIAAFGGDPAKVTIAGESAGSISVSAQMASPLSKGLFAQAIGESGAAVNSGLDPVPLAEGEQQGIKFATNQGASTLAALRAMPAQQLLEAAGKLGIPGFHSTIDNYFFPKSATAIFSAGEQSKVPLLAGWNSEEMTPMFVLGREKPTPENFKAAVEKMYAGQANEILKAYPGTTEEEVLQSATNLASDRFIAYSTWKWLDLHSQTSGKPVYRYLFSRPRPAMTPEMGNASAGLAGGVVKDNSANAVTLPPAKGAVHAAEIEYALGNLPYNKVYAWTPEDYKVSKTMQSYFANFIKTGNPNGTGLPNWPAMKPGSPAQVMNLDVNTKAEADQTRERYQLLDQLQTKK; encoded by the coding sequence ATGGTAAAAAAGTTTGTTTTTTGTTTTCTGGTAACTCTCCCACTGTTGTCGTTCACTTACGCGCAAAGTAAAAGCAATACCGGGTTGAGTGCGAACCAGGCTAAAACCGCGAATGGTCTGGTAGAAGGAACGCAGGAAAAAAGCGGCATTCGGGTGTTTAAAGGTTTGCCTTTTGCGGCACCTCCGGTAGGCGAATTCCGTTGGCGGGAACCACAACCCGTTAAAAATTGGTCGGGAGTACGGCCGGCCAAGCAATTTGGCCCTAGAGCTATGCAGTTAGCCGTATTCGGCGACATGGGTTTCCGCTCCAACGGCATGAACGAAGATTGTTTGTACCTGAACGTTTGGACGCCGGCTAAAACCGGTAAAGAAAAACTGCCGGTACTCGTTTACTTTTTTGGTGGTGGCTTTGTGGCCGGCGATGGTTCTGAACCTCGTTACGATGGCGAGAGTATGGCTAAAAAAGGCATGGTAGCAGTTACAATTAATTACCGACTTGGCGTATTCGGCTTTATGTCGCATCCCGAATTAACAAAAGAATCCCCGCATCACGCTTCCGGCAACTACGGTTACCTCGACCAGAATGCCGCTTTGCGATGGGTAAAACAAAATATTGCGGCTTTTGGCGGCGACCCGGCCAAAGTAACTATTGCCGGCGAATCGGCAGGTTCTATTTCGGTGAGCGCGCAAATGGCTTCGCCTTTATCTAAAGGATTATTCGCGCAAGCTATAGGGGAGAGCGGTGCTGCCGTTAATTCTGGTTTAGATCCTGTTCCATTGGCCGAAGGCGAACAACAAGGAATAAAATTTGCCACTAATCAAGGCGCGAGTACATTAGCTGCTTTGCGGGCTATGCCAGCTCAGCAATTGTTAGAGGCGGCCGGTAAACTAGGAATTCCGGGTTTCCATTCTACTATCGATAATTATTTCTTCCCCAAATCGGCTACGGCAATTTTTAGTGCCGGCGAACAATCCAAGGTGCCGTTATTAGCCGGCTGGAACTCCGAAGAAATGACGCCTATGTTTGTACTCGGGCGAGAAAAACCAACTCCGGAAAATTTTAAAGCCGCCGTGGAGAAAATGTACGCGGGTCAAGCCAATGAAATTTTAAAAGCTTACCCGGGCACTACCGAAGAAGAAGTTTTACAATCGGCTACAAACCTGGCCAGTGACCGCTTTATTGCTTACAGTACCTGGAAGTGGTTAGATTTACACAGCCAAACCAGTGGTAAACCGGTATACCGTTATTTGTTTTCCCGCCCAAGACCTGCTATGACGCCGGAAATGGGTAATGCTTCGGCTGGTTTAGCGGGAGGAGTAGTGAAAGATAATTCGGCCAATGCGGTTACTTTGCCCCCTGCTAAAGGAGCTGTACACGCCGCAGAAATTGAATACGCATTAGGTAATTTGCCCTACAATAAAGTCTACGCCTGGACACCGGAAGATTACAAAGTTTCGAAAACCATGCAAAGCTACTTCGCTAATTTTATTAAAACAGGTAATCCTAACGGAACTGGCCTACCTAACTGGCCGGCTATGAAACCGGGTAGCCCGGCTCAGGTAATGAATCTGGATGTAAATACAAAAGCTGAAGCAGACCAAACCCGGGAGCGTTACCAATTACTGGATCAACTCCAGACTAAAAAGTAA
- a CDS encoding alpha/beta hydrolase, which produces MKFLYSFLLAILLLPAGYVSAAKVDSLDIPSAAMNKTYKAAVVLPNAYAKSKAAFPVLYLLHGGGGHFSDWLRQTPDKQLLHKLADQYKIIIVTPEGERLGGYLDSPFQKDNLFETYITKEVITKIDNTYRTIRDRKGRVITGLSMGGHGSLYLATRHPDLYCAAGSMSGALDLNSANWKITPEFAKQIEPGFTRILGPLGSKPDYYAANSVVYMTNKMKENDVKLIIDCGVDDFLIEPNRELHRRLVYEKVPHDYTERPGGHTWDYWENSLPNHILFFYQILKNNSVAVL; this is translated from the coding sequence ATGAAATTTTTATACTCTTTTCTTTTAGCAATTTTATTACTGCCCGCCGGTTATGTTTCCGCTGCCAAAGTAGATTCGCTGGATATTCCGAGTGCAGCCATGAACAAAACGTATAAGGCCGCGGTGGTGCTGCCAAATGCTTATGCCAAAAGTAAAGCTGCTTTTCCGGTGCTGTACTTATTGCACGGTGGGGGCGGGCATTTCAGCGATTGGCTCCGGCAAACTCCCGATAAGCAATTACTGCATAAATTAGCCGATCAGTACAAGATTATTATTGTAACTCCCGAAGGCGAAAGATTAGGAGGTTATTTAGATAGCCCTTTCCAGAAAGATAATCTCTTCGAAACATACATTACCAAAGAAGTAATTACTAAAATTGATAATACCTACCGTACTATTCGCGACCGTAAGGGCCGGGTAATTACGGGTTTAAGTATGGGCGGTCACGGCTCACTTTACCTGGCTACCCGACACCCCGATCTTTACTGCGCGGCCGGTAGCATGAGTGGTGCACTGGATTTGAACTCCGCCAATTGGAAAATAACGCCGGAATTTGCTAAGCAAATTGAACCCGGCTTTACGCGTATTTTAGGCCCATTAGGTTCCAAGCCCGATTATTACGCGGCTAATTCGGTGGTGTACATGACTAATAAAATGAAGGAGAACGACGTAAAATTAATTATTGATTGTGGAGTAGATGATTTTTTAATTGAGCCCAACCGGGAACTACACCGGCGGCTGGTTTACGAGAAAGTTCCGCACGATTATACCGAACGACCAGGAGGCCATACCTGGGATTATTGGGAAAACTCTTTACCGAATCACATACTTTTCTTCTATCAGATTTTGAAAAATAACAGCGTGGCGGTACTTTAA
- a CDS encoding alpha/beta hydrolase has product MNLVKNLLLVGFSWCFFASTSQAAKVDTLDISSKVMQKNIRAAVVLPASYKKAKKPYPVLYLLHGGTGNFRDWLTKTPDKTLLHRLADQYNLIIVTPDGGPTSYYFDSPLDKTSQYETFISKELLEKIDGTYRTVHERKGRIIAGLSMGGHGAIYIATKHPDLYCAAGSMSGVMNINTATWKVPAEFAQSRAQNFARLLGAPQDSLNPYSAYTAVGMTDQIKASGLKLIFDCGVDDFLIEPNRDLHRRLTANKTPHDYTERPGGHTWQYWENALPYQLIFFHKVLVANGVAIPLS; this is encoded by the coding sequence ATGAATTTAGTAAAAAATTTATTGCTGGTTGGTTTTAGCTGGTGCTTTTTTGCTTCTACCAGTCAGGCGGCTAAGGTAGATACCCTGGATATTTCCAGTAAAGTAATGCAGAAAAATATCCGGGCCGCCGTGGTTCTGCCGGCCAGTTATAAAAAAGCTAAGAAGCCTTATCCCGTGTTGTATTTGCTGCATGGGGGCACTGGTAATTTCCGCGATTGGTTAACGAAAACTCCGGATAAAACTTTGCTGCACCGCCTAGCTGATCAGTATAATTTAATAATTGTTACCCCAGACGGTGGCCCCACCAGTTATTATTTTGATAGCCCCCTGGATAAAACGAGCCAGTACGAAACGTTTATTTCAAAAGAACTACTCGAAAAAATAGATGGCACTTACCGCACGGTGCACGAGCGAAAAGGTAGAATAATTGCTGGTCTTTCTATGGGCGGCCACGGCGCTATTTATATTGCCACCAAACATCCGGATCTTTACTGTGCCGCTGGTAGCATGAGTGGGGTAATGAATATTAATACAGCTACCTGGAAAGTACCAGCTGAGTTTGCCCAATCGCGGGCACAAAATTTTGCGCGTTTGCTGGGAGCACCGCAAGATTCTTTAAATCCTTATTCTGCTTATACCGCCGTAGGAATGACCGACCAGATAAAGGCGAGTGGTTTAAAATTGATTTTTGACTGCGGGGTAGATGATTTTTTAATTGAACCTAACCGCGATTTACACCGGCGTTTAACTGCCAACAAAACCCCGCACGATTATACCGAAAGACCCGGCGGACACACCTGGCAATATTGGGAAAATGCCTTACCTTACCAATTGATATTTTTTCATAAAGTACTAGTGGCAAATGGTGTTGCCATTCCTTTGTCTTAA
- a CDS encoding carboxylesterase/lipase family protein, translating to MFVTVQIVIYFLLNFLFAPVNPKPLALGVVKTQAGLVSGIKNQAGDVAIYRGIPFAAPPIKDLRWKAPQPVKPWSGVKRCEVFGPSPMQADPAPFSMWSAEFLIPKEPISEDCLYLNVWSGVKSAAEKRPVLVWIYGGGFNSGGSAVPIYDGEALAQKGIVFVSINYRVGIFGFFAHPDLSKESGKNASGNYGLLDQIAALQWVQKNIAAFGGDPKNVTIAGQSAGSMSVNCLVASPLAKNLFVKAIAQSGANFSRGTTTLQQAEQDGVKLAQTVNVTSLADLRAKPAKELMQQTQARRGPIIDGYVLPMPIAEIFAAGQENKVALLTGWNEDEGLVFGPLKTAEEFRKQAEQQYGAEAKTFLEHYPAGDEAQAINSQYRLSRDMIFGVQNYTWANVQSQQEKQKVFVYRFTRKVPATGEYVKYGAFHTGEVPYAYNNLKFVDRPWQPVDQQLASSMSAYWANFIKNGNPNGAGLPEWPAYNPKNNQIMILDEKLTSRPLPDKSALDFIATKMESK from the coding sequence ATGTTTGTGACCGTACAAATAGTAATTTATTTTTTACTAAACTTCCTTTTTGCACCTGTTAATCCAAAGCCTCTTGCCCTGGGGGTTGTAAAAACGCAGGCTGGTTTAGTTTCCGGAATAAAAAATCAAGCGGGTGATGTAGCTATTTATAGGGGAATTCCATTTGCGGCCCCACCCATAAAAGACTTACGTTGGAAAGCTCCCCAACCCGTAAAACCTTGGTCGGGAGTGAAGCGCTGCGAAGTTTTTGGCCCTAGCCCCATGCAAGCTGATCCGGCCCCGTTTAGCATGTGGAGTGCTGAATTCTTAATTCCGAAAGAACCTATCAGCGAAGATTGTTTGTACCTGAATGTTTGGTCGGGTGTGAAATCTGCTGCCGAAAAAAGACCGGTGCTGGTTTGGATTTACGGGGGAGGATTTAATAGTGGCGGCAGTGCCGTACCCATTTACGACGGCGAAGCCTTGGCTCAAAAAGGAATTGTGTTTGTAAGTATTAATTACCGGGTAGGAATTTTTGGTTTCTTTGCGCATCCGGATTTAAGCAAAGAATCGGGTAAAAATGCTTCGGGAAATTACGGCTTACTGGATCAAATAGCGGCGTTGCAGTGGGTTCAGAAAAATATTGCGGCTTTTGGCGGCGATCCTAAGAATGTAACTATTGCTGGTCAATCGGCTGGGTCCATGAGTGTAAACTGCCTGGTTGCGTCGCCTTTAGCGAAAAATTTATTTGTAAAAGCCATTGCACAAAGCGGAGCCAATTTTTCAAGAGGTACTACTACCCTCCAGCAAGCCGAACAAGATGGTGTAAAACTAGCCCAAACGGTAAATGTTACCTCTCTGGCCGATTTAAGAGCTAAGCCAGCCAAAGAGTTAATGCAGCAAACGCAAGCCAGACGCGGGCCAATTATAGATGGTTATGTTTTACCAATGCCAATAGCCGAAATATTTGCTGCTGGCCAAGAAAACAAAGTAGCTTTATTAACTGGCTGGAACGAAGACGAAGGTTTAGTATTTGGTCCGTTAAAAACCGCCGAGGAATTTCGGAAACAGGCCGAACAGCAATATGGAGCAGAAGCTAAAACATTTCTGGAACATTATCCGGCCGGGGATGAAGCCCAAGCTATTAATTCACAGTACAGATTATCGCGGGATATGATTTTTGGCGTGCAAAATTATACTTGGGCCAATGTGCAAAGCCAGCAGGAAAAGCAAAAAGTTTTTGTTTATCGCTTTACCCGCAAAGTACCGGCCACCGGCGAGTACGTTAAATACGGCGCTTTCCATACCGGAGAGGTGCCTTACGCTTATAACAACTTAAAATTCGTAGACCGGCCGTGGCAACCCGTAGATCAGCAATTAGCTAGTTCTATGTCTGCTTATTGGGCCAATTTTATTAAAAATGGAAATCCAAACGGAGCAGGTTTACCCGAATGGCCGGCTTATAATCCTAAAAATAACCAAATCATGATTTTAGACGAGAAACTTACTTCTCGGCCACTACCCGATAAATCAGCTTTAGATTTTATAGCAACTAAAATGGAAAGTAAATAG
- a CDS encoding 3-keto-disaccharide hydrolase — MHHKSLVKTFFLLLLATFTIQAQAQTKLFNGKNLDGWKVHGTEKWYVDKGELVCESGPDKQYGYLATDKTYKDFELTVEFKQEADGNSGVFFHSSLDGTKVSGWQAEVAPPGKSTGGIYESYGRGWLIKPDPEKDKALKMGDWNKMKVRVVGNQVTTWVNGTQMVELTDEQIGSKDGVIALQIHDGGGIKVRWRNIRVKELSKS, encoded by the coding sequence ATGCATCACAAATCACTTGTTAAAACCTTCTTTCTCCTTTTACTGGCTACGTTCACTATTCAAGCCCAGGCTCAAACCAAATTGTTTAATGGTAAAAATTTAGATGGCTGGAAAGTGCACGGCACCGAAAAATGGTACGTAGATAAAGGGGAGCTTGTCTGCGAAAGTGGCCCGGACAAACAATACGGTTACCTGGCTACCGATAAAACCTACAAAGATTTTGAGTTAACTGTGGAGTTTAAACAAGAGGCAGACGGTAATAGCGGCGTATTTTTTCATTCTTCGCTCGATGGAACGAAAGTTTCGGGCTGGCAAGCAGAAGTAGCTCCTCCCGGTAAAAGTACCGGCGGCATTTACGAATCGTACGGCCGGGGTTGGTTGATTAAACCAGACCCGGAAAAAGATAAGGCTCTTAAAATGGGCGATTGGAATAAAATGAAAGTTCGGGTAGTGGGTAACCAGGTAACTACCTGGGTAAACGGCACCCAGATGGTAGAGTTAACCGATGAACAAATTGGGAGCAAAGACGGAGTTATTGCCCTCCAAATTCACGATGGCGGCGGTATAAAAGTGCGCTGGCGGAATATCCGGGTAAAAGAACTAAGTAAATCTTAG
- a CDS encoding T9SS type B sorting domain-containing protein, which produces MFRIFPILLLVLSLAPLAWGQKFQWVKQGGGAGFDEGSSLCVDAAGNSYVIGTFSDTAQFGDFTVTPTSLVIDFSKDAVFMAKYDLKGQEIWARKISDSNLDFGNDIEVDSLGNLYVSGGFSGTVQFGNTTLISSGYGDMFFAKYDTNGNFIWAKRGGGSSFTVANNIALDGKGNSYVTGYFRASAAFGNFRLTSSGRDDAFLVKYDSNGNVLWAKNAGGNAITGSAVGTNAVVTPAGDCYLTGFFYSSVTFDAITLPGSNNQELKKNVFLAKYDTEGNVRWANQIDNPEEDIPGGLAVDAAGNCYAIGSFIGSATFGSISLTSHGAEDAFVAKYDPAGKALWARNIGGPDSDKGIDLTYQKGKIFLTGTFSNSVIFQDTVLTSKGAADLFITQWNEIGQEIFTVPAGGAAQDNVRKIALDSTGNAYVAGSFEATSYFGAISIISQGSLDVFVAKFGQPYSEPNSKPSITIQSFAEFNYCAGPVVYVPFRTSGFFEADNSFVAQLSDAAGSFASPVIIGTGSTSPLLATIPANTMAGSGYRIRVVAVSPAISSNASETALNIFPLGLGAAIPNIITPNNDGLNDTFALALSCQKVDLKVYNRWGKLVYEQAEYQNTWNGANLPEGTYYYQLHSSNGLSWKGWVEISH; this is translated from the coding sequence TTGTTTCGCATCTTTCCAATCCTCTTACTGGTTCTGAGTTTGGCGCCACTTGCCTGGGGCCAAAAATTCCAATGGGTAAAACAAGGGGGTGGAGCGGGTTTCGATGAGGGAAGTAGTTTATGCGTAGATGCCGCCGGAAATAGCTACGTAATTGGTACTTTTAGCGATACAGCCCAATTTGGTGATTTTACCGTTACGCCTACTTCTCTGGTAATTGATTTTAGCAAAGATGCTGTATTTATGGCCAAATACGATCTGAAAGGGCAGGAAATATGGGCTAGAAAAATAAGCGACTCTAACCTTGACTTCGGGAACGACATTGAGGTAGATAGTTTGGGCAATTTGTACGTGTCAGGAGGATTTAGCGGTACGGTTCAGTTCGGCAACACTACCTTAATCAGTTCTGGGTATGGAGATATGTTCTTCGCCAAGTACGACACCAATGGTAATTTTATCTGGGCAAAAAGGGGAGGTGGGTCTAGTTTTACTGTTGCGAATAACATTGCTTTGGATGGTAAAGGAAACAGTTATGTAACCGGTTACTTTCGGGCGAGCGCTGCATTCGGAAATTTCAGGTTAACCAGTTCGGGTAGGGACGATGCATTTTTAGTAAAATACGATAGCAATGGTAATGTTTTATGGGCTAAAAACGCCGGGGGAAACGCTATTACCGGCAGTGCAGTAGGAACCAACGCCGTGGTAACTCCTGCCGGCGATTGTTATTTAACGGGGTTCTTTTACAGTTCGGTTACCTTCGATGCGATTACGTTACCCGGCAGTAATAACCAGGAATTAAAAAAAAACGTGTTTCTGGCAAAATACGACACCGAAGGTAATGTACGTTGGGCAAATCAGATTGATAATCCCGAAGAAGATATTCCCGGAGGTTTAGCCGTAGATGCTGCGGGTAATTGTTACGCTATTGGTAGTTTTATTGGTTCCGCCACATTCGGTAGTATTTCTTTAACCAGCCACGGTGCCGAAGATGCTTTTGTGGCAAAGTATGATCCGGCGGGTAAGGCACTTTGGGCAAGAAACATAGGCGGACCAGATTCCGACAAAGGAATAGACTTGACTTACCAGAAAGGAAAAATATTTCTAACGGGTACTTTTAGTAATTCCGTAATTTTTCAGGATACGGTTTTAACGAGTAAAGGCGCTGCAGATTTATTTATTACGCAGTGGAATGAAATCGGCCAGGAAATTTTTACTGTACCAGCAGGCGGGGCGGCGCAGGATAATGTTCGTAAAATTGCTTTAGATTCTACCGGCAATGCTTACGTGGCAGGAAGTTTCGAAGCAACCAGCTATTTTGGCGCTATCTCCATTATCAGCCAGGGCAGTTTAGATGTATTCGTAGCTAAATTTGGTCAGCCTTATTCCGAACCTAATAGTAAGCCTTCTATTACTATCCAATCTTTCGCTGAGTTTAATTATTGCGCAGGTCCGGTGGTCTACGTTCCTTTTCGTACCAGTGGATTTTTTGAGGCGGACAATTCCTTTGTGGCCCAACTCTCCGATGCGGCGGGTTCCTTTGCTTCTCCTGTTATTATTGGTACCGGCTCTACTAGTCCTTTACTGGCTACTATTCCGGCAAATACGATGGCGGGCAGTGGTTATCGGATTCGTGTAGTGGCAGTTTCGCCAGCCATTAGCAGCAATGCCAGCGAAACTGCTTTAAACATATTTCCGCTGGGCTTAGGAGCTGCCATTCCTAATATTATTACACCCAACAACGATGGTTTAAATGATACTTTTGCTCTGGCTTTATCTTGTCAAAAAGTAGATTTAAAAGTATATAACCGCTGGGGCAAACTGGTTTACGAACAGGCCGAGTACCAAAATACCTGGAACGGTGCCAACCTTCCGGAAGGTACTTACTATTACCAGTTGCATTCCTCTAACGGGCTAAGCTGGAAAGGCTGGGTCGAGATAAGTCATTAG